The genomic window CCACCTTACTAGTATTTAAGGAAGGTAGGTTAGTGGGCAAGGTGGTAGGGTATAGGCCTTTAGCGGAGCTCGAAGCCATCATTAAAGCTTATCTTCAACACTAGCCTCTACTTCAAGGGAGGCAGCGTGGGGGGCATTGATATTGAGAGGGTATCGACAGGCATCGCTAAGCTAGATGAAATGCTTAGCGGAGGTATACCTAAAGGCTTTGTTGTGGCTGTAACTGGTGAGCCAGGTACAGGTAAGACTGTGCTCTGCATACACTTCATAGCCAAAGGTATAGAGGAGGGCGATAAGTGTATCTACGTAACTACTGAAGAAAGCCGTGAGTCTATAGTTAGACAAGCCGCCCAGTTTGGATTCGACTTTAGGAAGGCTATAGAGGAGCGCAAGCTCGTCGTCATAGACGCCCTCATGAGGCCTAGCGGTGAGCCGTGGTCTCTTCAATCGCTAAACCCCGAGGAGCTAGTTAACAAAGTGATAGAGGCTAAGAAGCAGCTGGGCTATGGTGGCGGAAGGCTGGTCGTAGACAGCATGTCGGCATTCTGGCTAGACGCCCCAGCTATGGCTAGGCGACACTCCTATTACGTTAAGA from Candidatus Nezhaarchaeota archaeon includes these protein-coding regions:
- a CDS encoding KaiC domain-containing protein produces the protein MGGIDIERVSTGIAKLDEMLSGGIPKGFVVAVTGEPGTGKTVLCIHFIAKGIEEGDKCIYVTTEESRESIVRQAAQFGFDFRKAIEERKLVVIDALMRPSGEPWSLQSLNPEELVNKVIEAKKQLGYGGGRLVVDSMSAFWLDAPAMARRHSYYVKKVLSQWGLTILLTSQYAITTSEAFGFGVEHISDGIIRFRKAIRGGRLRRFILIEKMRQTPHDLRLYEVDIKDGAGLVILGPLEARREDVVLPWSVIKRVVEAKEASELESP